One segment of Pan paniscus chromosome 20, NHGRI_mPanPan1-v2.0_pri, whole genome shotgun sequence DNA contains the following:
- the LOC129394820 gene encoding ret finger protein-like 4A: MAEHFKQVIRCPVCLKDLEEAVQLKCGYACCLQCLNSLQKEPDGEGLLCRFCSVVSQKDDIKPKYKLRALVSIIKELEPKLKKVLTMNPRMRKFQVDMTLDVDTANNYLIISEDLRSFRSGDLSHNRKEQAERFDTALCVLGTPRFTSGRHYWEVDVGTSQVWDVGVCKESVNRQGKIVLSSEHGFLTVGCREGKVFAASSVPMTPLWVSPQLHRVGIFLDVGMRSIAFYNVSDGCHIYTFIEIPVCEPWRPFFAHQRGSQDDQSILSICSVINPASASARAPVSSGGK; the protein is encoded by the exons ATGGCTGAGCACTTCAAACAGGTCATTAGATGTCCTGTCTGCCTAAAAGATCTTGAAGAAGCTGTGCAACTGAAATGTGGATATGCCTGCTGCCTCCAGTGCCTCAATTCACTCCAGAAGGAGCCCGATGGGGAAGGTTTACTGTGCCGTTTCTGCTCTGTGGTCTCTCAGAAGGATGACATCAAGCCCAAGTACAAGCTGAGGGCGCTGGTTTCCATCATCAAGGAACTAGAGCCCAAGCTGAAAAAGGTTCTCACAATGAACCCAAGGATGAGGAAGTTTCAAG TGGATATGACGTTGGATGTGGACACAGCCAACAACTATCTCATCATTTCTGAAGACCTGAGGAGTTTCCGAAGTGGGGATTTGAGCCACAATAGGAAGGAGCAAGCTGAGAGGTTCGACACTGCCCTGTGCGTCCTGGGCACCCCTCGCTTCACTTCCGGCCGCCATTACTGGGAGGTGGACGTGGGCACCAGCCAAGTGTGGGATGTGGGTGTGTGCAAGGAATCTGTGAACCGACAGGGGAAGATTGTGCTTTCTTCAGAACACGGCTTCTTGACTGTGGGTTGCAGAGAAGGAAAGGTCTTTGCTGCCAGCTCTGTGCCTATGACTCCTCTCTGGGTGAGTCCCCAGTTGCACAGAGTGGGGATTTTCCTGGATGTAGGTATGAGGTCCATTGCCTTTTACAATGTTAGTGATGGGTGccatatctacacattcatcgaGATTCCTGTTTGCGAGCCATGGCGCCCATTTTTTGCTCATCAACGTGGAAGTCAAGATGATCAGAGCATCCTGAGTATCTGTTCTGTGATCAATCCAGCCAGTGCCAGTGCCCGTGCCCCAGTTTCTTCTGGGGGAAAGTAA
- the LOC129394808 gene encoding ret finger protein-like 4A, with amino-acid sequence MAEHFKQVIRCPVCLKDLEEAVQLKCGYACCLQCLNSLQKEPDGEGLLCRFCSVVSQKDDIKPKYKLRALVSIIKELEPKLKKVLTMNPRMRKFQVDMTLDVDTANNYLIISEDLRSFRSGDLSHNRKEQAERFDTALCVLGTPRFTSGRHYWEVDVGTSQVWDVGVCKESVNRQGKIVLSSEHGFLTVGCREGKVFAASSVPMTPLWVSPQLHRVGIFLDVGMRSIAFYNVSDGCHIYTFIEIPVCEPWRPFFAHQRGSQDDQSILSICSVINPASASARAPVSSGGK; translated from the exons ATGGCTGAGCACTTCAAACAGGTCATTAGATGTCCTGTCTGCCTAAAAGATCTTGAAGAAGCTGTGCAACTGAAATGTGGATATGCCTGCTGCCTCCAGTGCCTCAATTCACTCCAGAAGGAGCCCGATGGGGAAGGTTTACTGTGCCGTTTCTGCTCTGTGGTCTCTCAGAAGGATGACATCAAGCCCAAGTACAAGCTGAGGGCGCTGGTTTCCATCATCAAGGAACTAGAGCCCAAGCTGAAAAAGGTTCTCACAATGAACCCAAGGATGAGGAAGTTTCAAG TGGATATGACGTTGGATGTGGACACAGCCAACAACTATCTCATCATTTCTGAAGACCTGAGGAGTTTCCGAAGTGGGGATTTGAGCCACAATAGGAAGGAGCAAGCTGAGAGGTTCGACACTGCCCTGTGCGTCCTGGGCACCCCTCGCTTCACTTCCGGCCGCCATTACTGGGAGGTGGACGTGGGCACCAGCCAAGTGTGGGATGTGGGTGTGTGCAAGGAATCTGTGAACCGACAGGGGAAGATTGTGCTTTCTTCAGAACACGGCTTCTTGACTGTGGGTTGCAGAGAAGGAAAGGTCTTTGCTGCCAGCTCTGTGCCTATGACTCCTCTCTGGGTGAGTCCCCAGTTGCACAGAGTGGGGATTTTCCTGGATGTAGGTATGAGGTCCATTGCCTTTTACAATGTTAGTGATGGGTGccatatctacacattcatcgaGATTCCTGTTTGCGAGCCATGGCGTCCATTTTTTGCTCATCAACGTGGAAGTCAAGATGATCAGAGCATCCTGAGTATCTGTTCTGTGATCAATCCAGCCAGTGCCAGTGCCCGTGCCCCAGTTTCTTCTGGGGGAAAGTAA
- the LOC129394818 gene encoding ret finger protein-like 4A produces the protein MAEHFKQVIRCPVCLKDLEEAVQLKCGYACCLQCLNSLQKEPDGEGLLCRFCSVVSQKDDIKPKYKLRALVSIIKELEPKLKKVLTMNPRMRKFQVDMTFDVDTANNYLIISEDLRSFRSGDLSQNRKEQAERFDTTLCVLGTPRFTSGRHYWEVDVGTSQVWDVGVCKESVNRQGMIELSSEHGFLTVGCREGNVFAASTVPMTPLWVSPQLHRVGIFLDVGMRSIAFYNVSDGCHIYTFIEIPVCEPWRPFFAHQRGSQDDQSILNICPVINPASASAPVSSGGK, from the exons ATGGCTGAGCACTTCAAACAGGTCATTAGATGTCCTGTCTGCCTGAAAGATCTTGAAGAAGCCGTGCAACTGAAATGTGGATATGCCTGCTGCCTCCAGTGCCTCAATTCACTCCAGAAGGAGCCCGATGGGGAAGGTTTACTGTGCCGTTTCTGCTCTGTGGTCTCTCAGAAGGATGACATCAAGCCCAAGTACAAGCTGAGGGCGCTGGTTTCCATCATCAAGGAACTAGAGCCCAAGCTGAAAAAGGTTCTAACAATGAACCCAAGGATGAGGAAGTTTCAAG TGGATATGACGTTCGATGTGGACACAGCCAACAACTATCTCATCATTTCTGAAGACCTGAGGAGTTTCCGAAGTGGGGATTTGAGCCAGAATAGGAAGGAGCAAGCTGAGAGGTTCGACACTACCCTGTGCGTCCTGGGCACCCCTCGCTTCACTTCCGGCCGCCATTACTGGGAGGTGGACGTGGGCACCAGCCAAGTGTGGGATGTGGGCGTGTGCAAGGAATCTGTGAACCGACAGGGGATGATTGAGCTTTCTTCAGAACACGGCTTCTTGACTGTGGGTTGCAGAGAAGGAAATGTCTTTGCTGCCAGCACTGTGCCTATGACTCCTCTCTGGGTGAGTCCCCAGTTGCACAGAGTGGGGATTTTCCTGGATGTAGGTATGAGGTCCATTGCCTTTTACAATGTTAGTGATGGGTGccatatctacacattcatcgaGATTCCTGTTTGCGAGCCATGGCGTCCATTTTTTGCTCATCAACGTGGAAGTCAAGATGATCAGAGCATCCTGAATATCTGTCCTGTGATCAATCCAGCCAGTGCCAGTGCCCCCGTTTCTTCTGGGGGaaagtaa